A genomic segment from Fusarium fujikuroi IMI 58289 draft genome, chromosome FFUJ_chr04 encodes:
- a CDS encoding related to trans-aconitate 3-methyltransferase: protein MSQTQQPSDPTFRAYSAQQGATYAEHRRNYNPKLYDTIINFHKEGSGQFNTLIDVGCGPGTATHSLAPHFKAAYGLDPSEGMISTARSITTLENVKFAVSSAESLGSELADPIPDGSVDIITAATCAHWFDMPRFWEQAAKTLRPGGTVALWTSAGVRVDPSMPAHEAVQEVIDDLDNLVQDYMLPGNLLSRDLYRDLPLPWTIDPPLSVFDRGSFMRKEWCTGPDSETMFFQHSPPVSLDMVEMVLGTASPVTRWREAHPEAVGTENDVVRQIRRRIEKILGDAGVEKGKEMLTGDMTGVLLLVRKKSD, encoded by the coding sequence ATGAGCCAGACGCAACAGCCATCTGACCCGACCTTCCGGGCGTATAGCGCCCAGCAAGGCGCTACTTACGCTGAACATCGTCGCAACTATAATCCCAAGCTGTACGATACAATTATAAACTTCCATAAGGAAGGATCTGGCCAGTTCAATACCCTCATTGATGTTGGCTGCGGACCAGGAACAGCTACTCACAGCCTTGCCCCGCACTTCAAGGCTGCCTATGGACTTGACCCCTCAGAGGGAATGATTAGCACTGCGCGATCTATCACCACACTCGAAAATGTCAAGTTCGCAGTCTCTTCAGCTGAGTCTCTGGGATCTGAACTTGCCGACCCCATTCCTGATGGCAGCGTCGATATAATCACTGCAGCCACTTGTGCCCATTGGTTTGACATGCCGCGATTTTGGGAGCAAGCTGCCAAGACCCTCAGACCTGGAGGTACTGTGGCTCTATGGACATCTGCTGGGGTCCGAGTCGATCCGTCGATGCCCGCTCATGAAGCCGTGCAGGAGGTTATTGATGACCTTGATAACTTGGTCCAAGACTATATGTTGCCTGGTAATCTTTTGAGCCGCGATCTATACCGTGACCTGCCGTTGCCTTGGACTATTGATCCGCCTCTTTCTGTATTTGACCGGGGCTCATTCATGCGCAAAGAATGGTGTACCGGTCCAGATTCTGAGACGATGTTCTTTCAGCATTCGCCGCCCGTTAGTTTGGATATGGTGGAGATGGTTCTTGGAACCGCTAGTCCTGTCACCAGATGGCGCGAAGCCCATCCTGAAGCAGTCGGGACGGAGAATGATGTTGTTCGGCAAATCAGAAGAAGGATTGAGAAGATCCTCGGTGATGCAGGCGTGGAGAAAGGCAAGGAGATGCTTACGGGCGATATGACTGGTGTCTTGCTGCTTGTTAGGAAGAAGAGTGACTAG
- a CDS encoding probable catalase isozyme P — MSCAASVRTVFTSQYDQLQRQDIIKLAMSQNNPMSTLANGQPSENPGSVQQVRYGKSNGGLIVLSDTQTIEVLAHFARERIPERSVHAKAAGAFGEFEVLEDISHLTDADFLTGIGKKTKLLTRISTVGGEKGSSDTVRDVRGWATKFYTEEGIQDFVFNDLPVFFIRDPIKFPSMNRSHKRHPQTNVPDNTMFWDFHLNNPEGIHALMHLFGQRGIPASLRNINGFSVHTYTLNKADGSYVYVKWHFRPDDGIKTMDADTAQRLAGSEPDYHVKDLFKAIEKGDFPSWGVYIQVMQPDEVKDAPIDVFDDTYTWPFEKYPLRLVGRMTLTKNLNNYFQDLEQACFSPSNMVPGIGPSADPVLQARMFSYPDAHRYRVGPNYFQLPCNKPINKVYAPYVRDGPGTINGNYGGDPDYVGSELRPVSMSKRVQVPTHEDWSGHVTAFATSITDKDFEQPRALWKIICKEPKGKEQFLHNILPTLSDIPDKMKDQVIEYFGRVDRDLKACLKEGLSK; from the exons ATGAGCTGTGCTGCGTCCGTGAGGACAGTATTCACTTCGCAGTACGATCAATTGCAGCGACAAGACATCATCAAATTAGCCATG TCTCAGAACAATCCCATGTCGACTCTTGCCAATG GGCAACCAAGTGAGAACCCAGGTTCAGTTCAGCAAGTTCGCTATGGAAAAAGCAACGGCGGCCTCATCGTCTTGAGCGACACACAAACCATTGAAGTACTTGCTCACTTTGCTCGTGAACGTATTCCAGAGAG GAGCGTGCATGCAAAGGCCGCCGGCGCCTTTGGCGAATTCGAAGTCCTCGAAGACATCTCCCATCTCACCGACGCAGACTTCCTCACGGGTATCGGTAAGAAGACGAAGTTACTCACACGAATCTCGACCGTCGGTGGCGAGAAAGGATCCAGCGATACCGTACGTGATGTTCGCGGCTGGGCGACCAAATTCTACACTGAAGAGGGTATCCAGGACTTTGTCTTCAACGATCTGCCCGTGTTCTTCATCCGAGACCCGATCAAGTTTCCGTCCATGAACCGCAGTCACAAGAGACATCCACAGACGAATGTTCCGGATAACACGATGTTCTGGGACTTTCATCTGAACAACCCGGAGGGTATCCATGCTCTGATGCACCTCTTTGGACAACGTGGCATTCCTGCGTCGCTGAGAAAcatcaatggcttcagtGTTCACACATATACCCTCAACAAGGCG GATGGTAGCTATGTCTACGTCAAATGGCATTTCCGCCCTGATGATGGAATTAAGACAATGGATGCAGACACTGCTCAGCGACTTGCAGGCTCAGAGCCAGACTACCACGTCAAAGATCTCTTCAAAGCTATCGAGAAAGGAGATTTCCCATCTTGGGGGGTTTACATCCAGGTTATGCAACCCGATGAGGTCAAAGATGCTCCAATTGATGTTTTCGACGATACGTATACTTGGCCGTTTGAGAAGTATCCTCTCAGGCTTGTTGGCAGAATGACTCTTACCAAGAAT CTCAACAATTACTTCCAAGATTTGGAGCAAGCGTGCTTTTCGCCTTCAAATATGGTTCCTGGCATCGGACCATCAGCTGATCCTG TACTGCAAGCAAGAATGTTTAGCTACCCGGATGCTCATCGCTACAG AGTCGGGCCTAATTACTTCCAACTGCCCTGCAACAAACCCATCAACAAGGTCTACGCCCCATACGTCCGCGACGGCCCAGGCACGATTAATGGTAACTACGGAGGCGACCCAGACTATGTCGGCTCAGAGCTCCGCCCCGTCAGTATGAGCAAACGTGTTCAAGTGCCTACCCACGAGGACTGGTCCGGCCATGTCACCGCTTTCGCAACATCAATCACGGACAAAGATTTTGAGCAGCCTAGAGCACTTTGGAAAATCATCTGCAAAGAGCCAAAGGGCAAAGAGCAGTTCTTGCATAATATCCTTCCCACATTGAGCGATATCCCAGACAAAATGAAGGATCAGGTTATTG AATATTTCGGTCGTGTTGATAGGGATCTCAAGGCTTGTTTAAAAGAAGGTCTATCCAAGTAA
- a CDS encoding related to C4-dicarboxylate transport protein mae1 produces the protein MDRLRDLEVPWTDSNTPTRRNSVDLSIPSPPAEHDPKAFLNHHTAKSAAKTDPSQLEKGSQDDSIDEEPSQQELSLRQRLHHFTWAWFTLPMSAGGLALLIHVQPHQFPGLRIIGTVLYSINLLIFTLCCIGMICRFLFNPGDLTKSVTHHREAFLFPTFFLAIASLITSTQRYVIPKNDPSYVWATETIFWIYVVVTFILAVWQYSYLFAGHSFNLQTMMPGWLLPIFPVMLAGTVATVILDTQSHLNPLPIIFAGLTCQGLGFCVSMMMYAHMIGRLMQSGLPNREHRTGLFMNVGPPAFTALALIGMANALPKTISGADNLALNVDTVRTVALLCAVFLWALSMWWFLIAVVAVVSSPPKFFHLGWWPMVFPNTGFTLATISIGNEFKCEGILWAASGMTIILVITFLIVFSFNMRAVFVRDIMYPGKDEDADDH, from the coding sequence ATGGATCGCCTTCGAGATCTTGAAGTCCCTTGGACGGACTCAAATACCCCCACGCGCCGAAATTCGGTCGATTTATCTATTCCTTCGCCACCGGCTGAACACGACCCCAAGGCATTTCTGAATCATCATACAGCGAAATCGGCAGCTAAAACTGATCCCTCACAACTTGAGAAGGGCAGTCAAGACGACAGCATCGATGAAGAGCCTTCACAACAAGAATTGTCCCTCAGACAACGCTTGCATCATTTCACGTGGGCTTGGTTTACACTGCCTATGAGTGCAGGCGGTTTGGCATTGCTCATTCATGTACAACCTCATCAATTCCCCGGTTTGAGAATAATCGGTACTGTGCTTTACAgcatcaatcttctcatctttACGCTCTGCTGTATTGGTATGATATGTCGATTTCTGTTCAACCCCGGCGACTTGACAAAATCTGTCACGCATCATCGAGAGGCATTCCTCTTCCCAACTTTCTTCTTGGCTATCGCTTCACTCATCACCAGCACCCAGCGATATGTCATCCCCAAAAACGACCCCTCGTATGTTTGGGCAACTGAGACCATCTTTTGGATCTACGTCGTTGTCACATTCATCTTAGCTGTCTGGCAGTACTCGTACCTCTTCGCAGGACATAGCTTCAACTTGCAAACAATGATGCCAGGTTGGTTGCTGCCTATCTTCCCAGTCATGTTGGCTGGTACCGTTGCAACTGTCATCTTGGACACCCAGAGCCACCTCAATCCTCTTCCAATCATCTTCGCTGGCCTGACGTGTCAAGGTCTGGGCTTCTGtgtctccatgatgatgtaCGCTCACATGATCGGTCGACTCATGCAATCTGGTCTTCCCAATCGAGAACACCGAACCGGACTCTTCATGAATGTCGGCCCGCCAGCCTTCACAGCCTTGGCCCTTATCGGAATGGCCAATGCACTCCCTAAGACCATTTCTGGAGCTGACAACCTGGCTCTCAACGTCGACACCGTCCGCACAGTAGCTCTGCTCTGCGCAGTCTTCCTCTGGGCACTGAGCATGTGGTGGTTCCTTATCGCTGTTGTCGCAGTGGTCTCATCCCCACCAAAGTTCTTCCACCTTGGCTGGTGGCCCATGGTCTTCCCGAACACTGGCTTCACACTTGCTACTATCTCCATTGGCAACGAGTTCAAATGTGAAGGCATTCTCTGGGCTGCGAGCGGCATGACTATCATTCTTGTCATCACATTTCTAATTGTCTTCTCATTTAATATGAGAGCTGTTTTTGTACGAGATATCATGTATCCAGGAAAGGACGAGGATGCAGATGATCACTAG
- a CDS encoding related to maltose permease (MalP) gives MSYHDRKGSDPQEGSIAPSYHELETTRRWQTIPQEDEDITAYDPYTSQTTTQDSTTKQDPPPQQDDEEAQMPLRQALKKYPKIAGYCLAMTIPVIGWGYDLVIVGAVASVDTFKADYGSKIDGEMDIPGNWLSLWLGLPPAGAALGGLLGGWLQNRIGRKLSLLFGTIISVIAIACIFFSHMPEPLNMKRTLLTAGLTIQGFSVGVIKTTCVTWVSENTPTALRGSAMALFPVFTLLGQLIGLIVIKLINDIENSSGYLGAFASQWILSLGPFILSIVMPESPAHLIRTGQEARAIKSATRLFAPKVSPYGAIERIRATIEEEKAITASVNYWSCLKGTNLRRTFIVVLASIMPALFGLELLSNASVFLTSMGMKSGYAIMFTLAGIVAGMLANGIGFWLLSRAGRRSLTLFSLAASTLLYGAMGVTGFWRSETLTWATGGIMTAVIVVCGMGAWPAGYAILGETSSLQLRSLTQGLAGIAEKGFSIMLAVVLPMLFSRDKAALGGKTGFLFCGLCLVGTVLTWFFIPEMKGRSAIEIDHMFEMRLPARRFKGFKMEVHEVQEASPLASHASL, from the coding sequence ATGAGCTATCACGACCGCAAAGGCAGCGATCCCCAAGAGGGCAGTATCGCGCCAAGCTACCATGAACTCGAAACAACAAGGCGATGGCAGACAATTCcacaagaagatgaagacatcACAGCTTACGATCCCTACACTTCTCAAACTACCACCCAAGACTCAACCACAAAACAAGACCCGCCACCTCAacaagacgatgaagaggctcAAATGCCACTCCGCCAAGCACTAAAGAAATACCCCAAAATCGCAGGATACTGCCTCGCCATGACAATCCCCGTCATCGGCTGGGGCTACgacctcgtcatcgtcggcgCCGTCGCAAGCGTCGATACCTTCAAAGCAGACTACGGATCAAAAATTGACGGCGAGATGGACATTCCCGGTAACTGGCTGTCTCTCTGGCTTGGTCTTCCGCCCGCCGGTGCAGCGCTCGGTGGTCTTTTGGGTGGATGGCTACAGAATCGCATTGGACGAAAACTCTCACTTTTGTTCGGAACGATCATTTCTGTCATTGCTATTGCGTGTATTTTCTTCTCGCATATGCCCGAGCCGCTTAACATGAAGCGCACGCTTCTCACTGCTGGTTTGACGATTCAGGGCTTTTCGGTCGGCGTCATCAAGACGACTTGTGTGACATGGGTGTCTGAGAATACACCGACAGCTCTGCGTGGATCGGCTATGGCTTTGTTTCCAGTCTTCACATTGCTTGGTCAACTCATTGGCCTTATTgttatcaagctcatcaatgaCATTGAGAACAGCAGTGGTTATCTTGGTGCTTTCGCATCACAGTGGATTCTCTCCCTCGGCCCTTTTATCCTTTCCATCGTCATGCCTGAAAGTCCTGCTCATTTGATCAGAACTGGCCAAGAAGCGAGAGCGATCAAATCGGCTACCCGTCTGTTTGCACCCAAGGTCAGCCCATACGGTGCAATTGAACGGATTAGAGCAACcattgaggaagagaaggccaTCACAGCTTCGGTCAACTACTGGTCTTGTCTTAAGGGCACAAATCTTAGAAGGACATTTATTGTTGTACTTGCTTCTATCATGCCGGCCCTCTTCGGTCTGGAGCTCCTCTCCAATGCCAGCGTATTCTTGACATCTATGGGCATGAAGTCAGGATATGCTATCATGTTTACGCTCGCCGGTATAGTCGCTGGTATGCTCGCCAACGGTATAGGATTTTGGCTGCTTTCCCGCGCTGGTCGTCGCAGCTTGACCCTGTTCTCGTTGGCTGCTTCGACTCTTCTCTACGGAGCCATGGGCGTGACTGGATTCTGGAGAAGTGAGACTCTCACTTGGGCTACTGGAGGAATCATGACAGCTGTCATTGTCGTCTGTGGTATGGGTGCTTGGCCAGCTGGGTATGCCATCCTGGGAGAAACCAGCTCTCTCCAACTCCGATCTCTCACACAGGGTTTGGCTGGTATCGCCGAGAAAGGTTTCTCTATCATGTTGGCTGTTGTTCTACCCATGCTTTTCAGCAGGGATAAAGCAGCACTGGGCGGAAAGACAGGTTTTCTGTTTTGCGGCCTTTGCCTGGTTGGTACTGTCTTGACCTGGTTCTTTATTCCTGAGATGAAGGGAAGAAGTGCGATAGAGATTGATCATATgtttgagatgagattgccAGCGAGAAGGTTCAAGGGCTTCAAGATGGAGGTGCATGAAGTACAAGAGGCTTCTCCTCTCGCGTCACATGCTAGCCTGTAG
- a CDS encoding related to nitrate reductase: protein MKTTNRPDEWKIEQGLSGAVLPVLDQTGPKTVALDPQIFGDLTKDEEAIKSVGDREKLFTRERKGWVGFVEWENHPDKKAAAHKILTSQTFPPNPEFQLGPIPGTNPVLPGTHWKMWHHAIGGELTSVPEDSWATVLKEKHPDMLHLLQFPYNGEPPKRLVTDKEFTPNSLHFVRNHGGIPIINKEDFSFLMDGLVANPKSFTLDELMDESKFPRMSKNVTIQCSGTRRIEQILKYPGQGDEVPQAPWAEGAIGTANYVGISLKKVIKACGGLIDGAKHLEFYGADTYFKDDKTMNYLVSVPWSKVKANEVMLAWEMNGEELPKIHGYPLRIVVFGYIGARSVKWLYRIKAIKEPSRAPVQSQEYLYFPQQVGKHNFKLTDGIQIQEMPVSSAIMSPWTKQVVIHNGKIRCKGWAYSGGGRWPERVELSNDGGFNWYTVPLENLSKKRKWTWRTWEFELPCDVEGWVEIVCRCWDNSLNTQPPDVRTAWNWGLHVTSSCHRISIYSVNKTKERTKARLDEFEKKGIPFGPITVPLAFPSQSWDDYDKFWKEHDPRDAYDE from the exons ATGAAGACTACCAATCGTCCTGATGAATGGAAGATCGAGCAAGGTCTTTCCGGTGCAGTTCTTCCTGTGCTGGACCAAACCGGACCAAAGACCGTAGCTCTGGATCCTCAGATCTTTGGGGATCTcaccaaagatgaagaagccatcaagTCGGTCGGTGACCGTGAGAAGCTTTTCACTCGTGAACGCaagggttgggttgg CTTCGTTGAGTGGGAAAATCACCCTGACAAGAAAGCTGCTGCGCACAAGATCTTGACGTCACAGACATTTCCTCCCAACCCTGAGTTCCAACTTGGCCCTATTCCGGGAACCAACCCTGTCCTTCCTGGTACGCACTGGAAGATGTGGCATCATGCCATCGGAGGTGAACTCACCAGCGTACCTGAAGACTCATGGGCTACTGTCCTCAAAGAGAAACACCCTGACATGCTGCACCTCTTGCAATTCCCTTACAATGGCGAGCCACCTAAGCGCTTAGTCACTGACAAGGAATTCACCCCCAATTCCCTTCACTTTGTGAGAAACCACGGTGGAattcccatcatcaacaaagaaGACTTCAGCTTCCTCATGGATGGTCTCGTCGCAAACCCTAAATCCTTCACACTGGATGAACTCATGGACGAGTCAAAGTTCCCTCGTATGTCAAAGAACGTCACAATCCAGTGTTCTGGAACTCGTCGTATTGAGCAGATTCTCAAATACCCTGGCCAAGGTGATGAGGTTCCCCAAGCACCCTGGGCTGAAGGAGCAATTGGCACTGCCAACTACGTTGGTATCAGCCTCAAGAAGGTTATCAAGGCTTGTGGTGGCTTGATCGATGGCGCTAAGCACCTGGAGTTCTACGGTGCTGATACCTACTTCAAGGATGACAAGACGATGAATTATCTCGTCAGTGTTCCTTGGTCCAAGGTCAAAGCCAATGAAGTTATGCTAGCCTGGGAGATGAACGGTGAAGAACTCCCCAAAATCCATGGATACCCTCTCCGGATCGTGGTGTTTGGCTACATCGGCGCACGCAGCGTCAAGTGGCTATACCGCATCAAGGCTATCAAAGAGCCGTCAAGAGCACCTGTCCAAAGCCAGGAGTACCTGTACTTCCCTCAGCAGGTTGGGAAGCACAACTTCAAACTCACAGACGGTATCCAGATCCAGGAGATGCCCGTCAGTTCTGCCATTATGTCACCCTGGACAAAGCAAGTTGTCATCCACAATGGCAAAATTCGCTGCAAGGGCTGGGCTTACTCTGGTGGCGGACGTTGGCCCGAGCGAGTTGAACTTTCCAACGACGGTGGCTTCAACTGGTATACCGTCCCACTTGAGAACCTCTCCAAGAAGCGTAAGTGGACCTGGCGTACTTGGGAGTTTGAGCTTCCATGTGACGTCGAGGGCTGGGTTGAGATTGTCTGTCGCTGCTGGGATAACTCTCTCAACACTCAGCCGCCTGATGTCCGAACGGCTTGGAACTGGGGTCTTCACGTCACTAGCTCGTGCCATAGGATTTCCATTTATAGCGTCAACAAGACGAAGGAGAGGACCAAGGCTCGTTTggatgagtttgagaagaagggtaTTCCGTTTGGTCCGATTACGGTTCCATTGGCATTCCCTTCTCAGAGCTGGGATGATTACGATAAGTTCTGGAAGGAGCATGATCCTCGTGATGCATACGATGAGTAA
- a CDS encoding related to nucleoside-diphosphate-sugar epimerases, translated as MSTVNTQKTMLIFGATGKQGGAVIDNILSNSPDSSFNIIAVTRDTSSRKAQALAANPKISIVEGDLDNVRAIFAKAGPVWGVYSVQINSDAEEQQGKAVINAAVQHGVQHFVYSSGDRGGPERSPNNPTYVKNFAAKYAIEKHLEQQARDSVQQMTYTILRPVTFFENITTYIHGKGFARMWEQMGSKKLQMVSTKDIGWFAAQSLIWPEMYKNMALTLVGDELTQREADAIYYEVIGQRMALAPCPVASAVKFMLKGSVGDLFKWFADEGYGGDVQECRTYNPGMQDFRTWLEENKRNFEKNSS; from the coding sequence ATGTCGACAGTCAATACACAAAAGACCATGTTGATCTTTGGCGCCACCGGCAAGCAAGGCGGTGCTGTGATTGACAACATTCTCTCAAACTCGCCTGACTCCTCCTTCAATATCATCGCAGTCACCCGCGACACTAGCAGCCGCAAAGCTCAGGCTCTTGCGGCCAATCCCAAGATATCTATCGTTGAGGGGGACTTGGACAATGTCAGAGCAATCTTCGCAAAGGCTGGCCCAGTATGGGGCGTCTACAGCGTCCAGATTAATTCCGACGCAGAAGAACAGCAAGGCAAAGCTGTCATCAATGCCGCTGTACAGCATGGCGTCCAGCACTTTGTCTACTCCTCCGGAGACCGTGGAGGACCTGAGCGATCCCCCAATAACCCAACCTACGTCAAGAACTTTGCTGCCAAGTACGCCATTGAAAAACATCTCGAACAGCAGGCGCGCGACAGCGTACAGCAGATGACATACACTATTCTGCGACCAGTGACTTTTTTCGAGAACATTACGACTTATATCCACGGAAAAGGGTTCGCACGTATGTGGGAGCAGATGGGAAGTAAGAAGCTTCAGATGGTGTCGACTAAAGACATTGGCTGGTTTGCGGCTCAGAGTCTCATCTGGCCGGAGATGTACAAGAATATGGCGTTGACGCTCGTGGGTGATGAGCTCACACAGCGTGAGGCGGATGCTATCTACTATGAAGTCATTGGTCAGAGGATGGCTCTGGCGCCTTGTCCTGTTGCGAGCGCTGTCAAGTTTATGTTGAAGGGGTCTGTCGGTGATTTGTTCAAGTGGTTTGCTGATGAGGGTTATGGTGGGGATGTACAAGAGTGTCGTACTTATAATCCCGGGATGCAAGATTTTAGGACCTGGTTGGAAGAGAACAAGAGGAATTTTGAGAAGAATAGTTCTTAG